A region of Jonquetella anthropi DSM 22815 DNA encodes the following proteins:
- a CDS encoding ribonuclease HII, protein MILAGVDEAGRGPLAGPVMAAAVILSPEQKNVLVQSGLRDSKKLSAKKREKLFGLMQELGVVWRLQAASRRRIDRMNILQATLWAMARAVNRLPATPDGVAVDGSQEIPGISLYQQAIVGGDDLYPEISAASVVAKVVRDRLMTALDRLYPGYGLAQHKGYGTAQHQEALLRLGPTPLHRRSFCWGTADGLRLPR, encoded by the coding sequence GTGATTTTAGCGGGCGTTGACGAGGCAGGCCGTGGTCCTCTGGCTGGCCCGGTGATGGCCGCCGCCGTGATCCTGTCGCCGGAACAAAAAAACGTTCTGGTCCAGTCGGGCCTTCGGGATTCAAAAAAGCTCTCGGCGAAGAAGCGCGAAAAACTCTTCGGCCTGATGCAGGAGTTGGGCGTGGTGTGGCGGCTCCAGGCTGCGTCCCGCCGACGGATCGACCGAATGAACATTCTGCAGGCCACGCTTTGGGCTATGGCTCGGGCCGTGAACCGGCTCCCGGCCACGCCTGACGGCGTGGCCGTGGATGGCTCGCAGGAGATTCCGGGGATCAGCCTGTACCAGCAGGCGATCGTCGGCGGCGATGACCTGTACCCGGAAATTTCCGCCGCGTCGGTTGTCGCTAAGGTCGTCAGGGATCGACTGATGACGGCTCTTGACCGGTTGTATCCCGGTTACGGGTTGGCCCAGCATAAGGGTTACGGCACGGCTCAGCACCAAGAAGCTCTGCTGCGCCTTGGTCCGACGCCTCTCCACCGCCGAAGTTTCTGCTGGGGAACCGCCGATGGACTTCGTCTCCCCAGATAG
- a CDS encoding GTPase produces MAGRTAWFPGHMAKGTKELTALMEKLDAAVEVRDARAPDLTASPLASQLGEMKPLWLVLTKSDLADPATTRKWLDHFRSQGRLAWALDARAGRFDQVRKAVSAAAPAYRELRLAVFGIPNVGKSAFLNGLVGRRAAAVGGVPGVTKAVNWYKGAGCLVVDSPGILDPKADPLTQKALCWVGCSKPDVIGGWETVATDLLLFLRRGGLWNVIEKKWGVKQSEDPAFDLETVGRRLGCLAPGGSVNWELAGRRLVDAFASGSIGKFSLEAPDSPASSILEGLE; encoded by the coding sequence ATGGCCGGCCGGACGGCTTGGTTCCCCGGCCATATGGCCAAGGGGACCAAAGAGCTGACCGCCCTGATGGAGAAGCTCGACGCGGCGGTCGAAGTCCGGGACGCTCGGGCTCCCGACCTGACGGCGTCCCCGTTGGCTTCTCAGCTGGGCGAAATGAAGCCCCTCTGGCTTGTGCTGACAAAATCAGACCTGGCAGACCCGGCGACGACCCGGAAGTGGCTGGACCACTTCCGTTCTCAAGGGCGTCTTGCCTGGGCACTCGACGCCAGAGCTGGCCGGTTTGATCAGGTTCGCAAGGCCGTGAGCGCTGCCGCTCCGGCGTACCGGGAACTGCGTCTCGCCGTTTTCGGCATTCCAAACGTGGGCAAGTCGGCTTTTTTGAACGGACTGGTTGGCCGTCGGGCCGCCGCCGTCGGCGGCGTGCCGGGAGTGACCAAGGCGGTGAACTGGTACAAAGGGGCTGGGTGCTTGGTCGTGGACTCGCCGGGGATCTTGGACCCCAAGGCGGATCCGCTGACCCAAAAGGCGTTGTGTTGGGTCGGCTGTTCCAAGCCCGACGTCATCGGCGGCTGGGAGACCGTTGCCACTGATTTGCTCCTGTTCCTGCGCCGCGGCGGCTTGTGGAACGTGATCGAAAAAAAATGGGGCGTCAAGCAGAGCGAAGACCCGGCGTTCGATTTGGAGACTGTCGGCCGCCGGCTCGGTTGCCTTGCTCCCGGCGGTTCCGTCAACTGGGAGTTAGCCGGCCGCCGGTTGGTTGACGCGTTCGCCTCCGGCTCGATTGGGAAATTCTCCCTCGAGGCCCCTGACAGCCCCGCGTCGTCAATTTTGGAGGGGCTCGAGTGA
- the lepB gene encoding signal peptidase I, which produces MVVLSVWQRITDPFKRIWIDLIPNARVRDWAETIIWALVIALILRTFVIQAFYIPSGSMIPTLMPNDRVFVNKFIYRFREPRRGEIFVFKYPEDPSKDYVKRLIAVPGDKFSIQDGTVFINGKPIDEPYVKYKDSFTLPELVVPPDSFIALGDNRPNSADSRFWGFVPRANLSGPVMFRFWPLNRFGLVD; this is translated from the coding sequence ATGGTCGTGCTCAGCGTGTGGCAGCGGATAACCGACCCGTTCAAACGTATCTGGATAGACCTCATTCCAAACGCGCGGGTTCGGGATTGGGCCGAGACGATTATTTGGGCTCTGGTCATCGCGTTAATTCTTCGGACGTTTGTTATTCAGGCTTTTTACATCCCGTCGGGCTCGATGATCCCGACGTTGATGCCGAACGACCGAGTGTTTGTCAACAAGTTCATTTATCGGTTCAGGGAGCCGCGCCGGGGCGAGATTTTCGTGTTCAAGTACCCGGAAGACCCGTCCAAGGACTACGTGAAGCGCCTCATCGCGGTTCCGGGCGACAAATTTTCCATCCAGGACGGCACGGTGTTCATCAACGGAAAGCCGATCGACGAGCCGTACGTGAAGTACAAGGACAGCTTCACGCTTCCGGAGCTCGTCGTCCCGCCGGACAGTTTCATCGCTTTGGGCGACAACCGGCCGAATTCTGCTGACAGCCGTTTTTGGGGTTTTGTCCCTCGGGCGAACTTGAGCGGCCCGGTCATGTTCAGGTTCTGGCCGCTGAACCGTTTCGGCTTGGTGGACTGA
- a CDS encoding polysaccharide biosynthesis protein, whose amino-acid sequence MKESFFEKLVSFWRGVGKNNGDVMVIDAVGFALSAWIAFSMRWTLYFPSNYWSQMLTMMGTFIVCQIGAMLVCRVYRIYWPFASLEELLLLGRSFLYGYVVFLGLQFSLGRLTGFSRAILIIMPVFGMGSLLLTRLSWRLPLKCHAAGLPERVVIVGAGEAGNILARDLIRQGGRGCILGFVDDDAQKLGKRVAGIRVFGPLSSIEKIIERLKPETVIVAMPSAPLGKTRGLLDQLVDLGVNVRFLPSMKDLASGAVSVSQLKPVSLEDLLCRSPIEMDLERLDGLVKGKSVLVTGAGGSIGSEIVRQLLLAKPQKIVLLGHGENSIYQLLEELGPKAQSVQLVPVIADVVDRPTMKRVFEKHRPSVVFHAGAHKHVPLMEDNPREAVRVNGLGTWTVADLAGQFGVERFVMISTDKAVNPSSVMGASKRLAELVVQDIQKKFPQTFYMAVRFGNVLGSRGSVIPKFERQIAAGGPVTVTHPDMCRYFMLIPEAAKLVLEAASIGNAADIFVLDMGDPVKIVDLARAMIRLHGLVTDQDVKIEFCGCRPGEKLFEELFYDPAHVERTSHMKIFRARLDSFNFQGPVEGVLQGIMTAPDIRQAIRSVVPEYAPNAVDAS is encoded by the coding sequence GTGAAGGAAAGTTTTTTTGAAAAGCTAGTTTCCTTCTGGCGCGGTGTTGGAAAAAACAACGGAGATGTGATGGTCATCGACGCCGTTGGATTCGCGCTGTCTGCTTGGATTGCTTTCTCGATGCGCTGGACTCTTTACTTCCCAAGTAACTATTGGAGCCAGATGTTGACGATGATGGGAACTTTCATCGTCTGTCAGATCGGGGCCATGCTCGTTTGCCGGGTTTATCGGATTTATTGGCCGTTTGCCAGCCTTGAAGAACTGTTGCTTTTGGGTCGTAGCTTTTTGTACGGGTATGTAGTATTCCTTGGGTTGCAGTTTTCCCTTGGAAGACTGACGGGGTTTTCTCGGGCGATTTTGATCATCATGCCGGTTTTCGGGATGGGATCTCTTCTGCTGACCCGTCTGTCCTGGCGGCTGCCGCTGAAGTGTCACGCCGCCGGACTGCCGGAACGAGTGGTTATCGTCGGAGCCGGCGAGGCAGGCAACATCTTGGCCAGGGACCTGATTCGCCAAGGCGGCCGAGGCTGCATTTTGGGTTTTGTGGACGACGACGCGCAAAAGCTGGGCAAGCGGGTCGCTGGGATTAGAGTCTTTGGCCCGCTGTCGTCGATCGAGAAAATCATTGAGCGCCTGAAGCCGGAAACCGTTATCGTCGCCATGCCGTCGGCTCCGCTGGGAAAAACGCGGGGGCTGCTGGACCAGCTGGTCGACTTGGGGGTCAACGTTCGGTTTCTTCCCAGCATGAAGGACTTGGCCAGCGGGGCCGTTTCAGTCAGTCAGCTGAAGCCCGTTTCGTTGGAGGATCTCCTGTGCCGCAGCCCAATTGAAATGGACTTGGAGCGGCTTGACGGGCTAGTCAAGGGAAAATCCGTCCTAGTGACCGGCGCGGGCGGCTCTATCGGCAGTGAGATAGTCCGCCAGCTCCTGTTGGCGAAGCCGCAGAAAATCGTGCTTCTGGGGCACGGCGAGAACTCAATTTATCAGCTGTTGGAAGAGCTGGGGCCAAAAGCCCAGTCTGTCCAGCTGGTGCCGGTGATCGCCGACGTGGTCGATCGGCCGACGATGAAGCGCGTCTTTGAAAAACACCGACCGTCCGTTGTGTTCCATGCCGGAGCCCACAAGCACGTCCCGCTGATGGAGGACAACCCGCGGGAGGCCGTCCGGGTGAACGGCTTGGGCACTTGGACTGTGGCGGACTTGGCCGGCCAGTTCGGCGTCGAGCGGTTCGTGATGATCTCCACCGACAAGGCCGTCAACCCGTCGAGCGTCATGGGCGCCAGCAAACGGTTGGCCGAGCTGGTCGTCCAGGATATTCAGAAAAAATTTCCTCAGACGTTTTACATGGCGGTTCGGTTCGGCAACGTGCTGGGCAGCCGAGGAAGCGTCATTCCCAAGTTCGAGCGGCAAATCGCCGCGGGCGGCCCTGTGACGGTGACGCACCCGGATATGTGCCGGTACTTCATGCTGATCCCAGAGGCGGCCAAGCTGGTGCTGGAGGCGGCGTCGATTGGGAACGCGGCCGATATTTTCGTCCTCGACATGGGAGATCCTGTGAAAATCGTCGACTTAGCCCGGGCGATGATCCGGCTTCACGGCCTCGTCACCGATCAGGACGTCAAAATCGAGTTCTGCGGCTGCCGGCCGGGCGAAAAACTTTTCGAGGAGCTTTTCTACGATCCGGCTCACGTGGAGCGGACTTCGCACATGAAGATTTTCAGGGCCCGTCTGGACAGCTTCAACTTCCAAGGGCCGGTCGAGGGGGTCCTTCAAGGGATCATGACCGCGCCGGACATCCGGCAGGCCATCCGTTCCGTCGTGCCGGAATACGCCCCCAATGCGGTCGACGCGTCGTAG
- the ychF gene encoding redox-regulated ATPase YchF → MKLGIVGLPNVGKSTIFNAITQAGAEASNYPFCTIEPNVGMVAVPDERLDVLARMYESKKITPATVQFFDIAGLVKGASKGEGLGNQFLSHIREVNAICHVVRCFEDSNVTHVDGSVDPMRDIETIELELILSDLEMVERAVAKTEKLAKADRSLAPTLELFEQVKKTLEAGQLIRTLSLTDEQKLILKGMNLLSDKPMLYVANVSEDDLAGGLGEYAAAVQRFAASQGAGFVAISGKVESDLAELEPEERKEFLADLGLESAGLDRLISAGYSLLGLMSFLTAGEKETRAWTIPVGTKAPQAAGVIHTDFERGFIRAQIVSYNDLVACGSVAEARARGLLRLEGRDYVMQDGDVVEFRFNV, encoded by the coding sequence ATGAAACTGGGAATCGTTGGGCTGCCCAACGTGGGGAAAAGCACGATTTTTAACGCCATTACGCAGGCCGGCGCGGAAGCTTCAAATTACCCGTTCTGTACTATCGAACCGAACGTGGGAATGGTCGCCGTGCCGGACGAGCGGCTGGACGTGCTGGCCCGGATGTACGAGTCAAAAAAGATAACCCCGGCGACGGTTCAGTTCTTCGACATCGCCGGACTCGTTAAAGGGGCTTCCAAAGGCGAGGGACTGGGGAACCAGTTTTTGTCGCATATTCGGGAGGTCAACGCCATCTGCCACGTGGTACGGTGCTTTGAAGATTCGAACGTCACCCACGTGGACGGCTCGGTTGACCCAATGCGAGACATTGAGACCATCGAGCTGGAACTCATCCTGTCGGACCTTGAAATGGTCGAGCGGGCTGTGGCGAAGACGGAAAAGCTGGCAAAGGCCGACCGGTCGCTGGCGCCGACGCTCGAGCTGTTCGAGCAGGTGAAGAAGACCCTCGAGGCGGGCCAGCTGATCCGAACGCTGAGCCTGACCGACGAGCAGAAATTAATTTTAAAGGGGATGAACCTGCTCTCCGACAAGCCGATGCTGTACGTGGCCAACGTGTCGGAAGACGATTTGGCCGGAGGATTAGGCGAGTACGCCGCGGCGGTTCAGCGTTTTGCCGCGTCTCAGGGCGCCGGGTTCGTCGCCATCAGCGGCAAGGTCGAATCGGACTTGGCTGAGCTGGAGCCGGAAGAGCGCAAGGAATTTCTGGCTGACTTGGGGCTGGAAAGCGCCGGGCTGGACCGGCTGATCAGCGCCGGATACAGCCTGCTGGGCCTGATGTCGTTTTTAACCGCCGGAGAAAAGGAGACCCGGGCTTGGACTATTCCCGTGGGGACAAAGGCGCCGCAGGCCGCCGGCGTTATCCACACCGACTTTGAGCGGGGCTTTATCAGAGCTCAGATCGTGAGCTATAACGACCTGGTGGCGTGCGGTTCCGTCGCCGAGGCGAGAGCCCGCGGCCTTCTGCGGCTCGAAGGCCGGGACTACGTCATGCAGGACGGAGATGTGGTAGAGTTCCGGTTCAACGTATAG
- a CDS encoding MBL fold metallo-hydrolase — protein sequence MKVCVVVENWVTRMSPYLIGEWGLSLWVGSAEPTLIDTGLSGTAVCHNAAALGLDLSQIRHILLSHAHVDHCGGLSSVLKACPQATVWAGADFRRRRWLAADGRMEVLDVPELAGLEFRPVSGAVQVAPRLWAFDVPAEERDERFSNGKGLAADGEDGQPVQDRFRDDLSFVLEGDNGPSLLLGCSHAALPNVFRRAKKLFNGLDSYHCVLGGTHMQGLSPADMDLWLDDFKHWGVKKWRLCHCTGFQPAVRLRTLFDDVEWAGCGTVLDL from the coding sequence TTGAAAGTCTGCGTGGTCGTCGAAAATTGGGTCACCCGTATGTCCCCATATTTAATTGGCGAATGGGGCCTCAGCCTCTGGGTCGGCTCTGCCGAACCGACGCTGATAGACACCGGGCTGTCAGGAACTGCGGTCTGCCATAATGCCGCCGCTTTAGGGCTTGACCTGTCCCAGATCCGCCATATCCTGCTGAGCCACGCTCACGTGGACCACTGCGGTGGACTGTCTTCGGTCCTGAAGGCCTGCCCCCAAGCGACCGTCTGGGCCGGGGCCGATTTCAGGCGGCGCCGCTGGTTAGCGGCCGACGGACGCATGGAAGTCCTCGACGTCCCCGAGCTTGCTGGGTTGGAGTTTCGTCCTGTGTCAGGCGCCGTTCAAGTCGCGCCTCGACTTTGGGCGTTCGACGTCCCCGCCGAAGAGCGGGACGAACGGTTCAGCAACGGCAAAGGTTTAGCCGCGGACGGCGAAGACGGGCAGCCAGTTCAGGATCGATTCCGGGACGACCTGTCGTTCGTTCTCGAGGGGGACAACGGCCCGTCGCTCCTTTTAGGCTGCTCTCACGCGGCGCTGCCGAACGTGTTCCGCCGCGCAAAAAAGCTCTTTAACGGCTTGGACTCGTATCACTGCGTCTTGGGCGGCACGCACATGCAGGGCCTCTCCCCGGCCGATATGGACCTGTGGCTCGACGACTTCAAGCACTGGGGCGTGAAGAAGTGGCGGCTCTGTCACTGCACCGGTTTTCAGCCCGCCGTCAGGCTGAGGACGCTCTTCGACGACGTCGAGTGGGCCGGGTGCGGGACGGTCCTCGACCTATAA
- a CDS encoding M48 family metallopeptidase: protein MTDFPAPVTRRTSRGKRLTLRWRGSSFLLSVPLGTDEVLVQAFLSSRQDWMARLAREAPPPFDGADGDVFSLWGREITVRTASCSRWIFNGETLALPSAASAAERLILVNRFLWDQARVKLPDIFSQACRLFGVPPGRLSIRSMSSRWGSCTPLRRAVRLSVRLVHFPEKMALAVAAHEVAHFFCRGHGAEFRRILESAFPGGTALERQLNGAARQVRFLC, encoded by the coding sequence ATGACTGACTTTCCCGCGCCGGTAACCCGTCGGACCAGCCGAGGAAAACGGCTGACCCTTCGGTGGCGCGGCAGCTCGTTCCTCCTGTCCGTGCCGCTCGGGACGGACGAGGTGCTGGTGCAGGCGTTTTTATCGTCCCGGCAGGACTGGATGGCCCGTCTCGCAAGGGAGGCGCCGCCGCCCTTTGACGGCGCAGACGGGGACGTTTTTTCTTTGTGGGGACGGGAGATAACCGTTCGCACGGCTTCCTGCTCCCGGTGGATTTTTAACGGCGAAACGCTGGCCCTGCCGTCCGCCGCGTCGGCGGCGGAACGGCTCATTCTGGTCAATCGCTTTTTGTGGGATCAGGCGCGGGTGAAGCTGCCGGATATTTTCTCTCAGGCGTGCCGGCTTTTCGGCGTCCCCCCGGGACGGCTGTCCATTCGATCTATGTCGTCCCGATGGGGAAGCTGCACGCCCCTCAGGCGGGCCGTGCGGCTGTCGGTGCGGCTGGTTCACTTTCCTGAGAAAATGGCCTTGGCCGTCGCCGCTCACGAGGTGGCGCACTTTTTTTGCCGCGGGCACGGGGCGGAGTTTCGCCGGATCCTCGAGAGCGCTTTCCCGGGCGGCACGGCGCTGGAACGGCAGCTCAACGGCGCGGCTCGGCAGGTTCGCTTCCTGTGCTGA
- a CDS encoding ribonuclease HI family protein, producing MEWQGFFDGASRGNPGTGGAGAVLLCGGRPVWQAALPIELCTNNEAEYTALGLLLREIEQRGLRGASVFGDSQLVIRQVTGAWKIKEPRLAALAAPLIELAKTLGVSFRWVPREQNALADRLSNRAIDEGELVETFDVPDMEPVRGSASYRQVASGIWLVEENGETYAVDRTHGSCTCPEFAARGRCRHFKPEADD from the coding sequence GTGGAATGGCAGGGTTTTTTTGACGGCGCGTCCCGAGGCAATCCGGGGACTGGCGGCGCCGGAGCCGTTTTGCTGTGCGGCGGCCGGCCGGTATGGCAGGCTGCCCTGCCGATTGAGCTGTGCACCAACAACGAGGCGGAGTACACCGCCCTGGGCTTGCTGCTGAGAGAAATCGAACAGCGCGGCCTGCGCGGCGCTTCCGTGTTCGGCGACAGCCAACTGGTAATTCGGCAGGTGACCGGCGCGTGGAAAATTAAAGAGCCGCGGCTCGCGGCTCTGGCGGCCCCGCTGATCGAACTGGCGAAAACGTTGGGCGTTTCCTTCCGCTGGGTGCCCCGGGAGCAGAACGCTCTGGCCGACCGGCTGTCCAACCGGGCAATCGACGAGGGCGAACTGGTGGAAACCTTCGACGTGCCGGATATGGAACCGGTGCGCGGCTCGGCGTCATACCGGCAGGTCGCCTCAGGCATATGGCTCGTCGAGGAAAACGGCGAGACCTACGCGGTGGACCGAACGCACGGCAGCTGTACCTGTCCGGAATTTGCGGCCCGCGGGCGATGCCGTCACTTCAAGCCGGAGGCCGATGACTGA
- a CDS encoding queuosine precursor transporter, whose translation MNELLWIGMMLANFGCVMLLYRLWGREGLLYWIPLSVVLANVQVVKLVELFGVTATLGNIVYATSFLVTDILSENHGRGPAQQAVWIGFFSLIAMTGIMNLALVFVPSQADTAQPALETIFKVMPRIALASLAAYGISQFHDVWAYHWIRKHTAERMLWLRNNGSTMVSQLIDSVVFSFLAFWGTVPTDVFWQIVISTYLFKFIVALCDTPFLYLARHLYRTGRAGLFSA comes from the coding sequence TTGAACGAACTGCTCTGGATCGGCATGATGCTCGCCAATTTCGGCTGCGTGATGCTGCTGTACCGCCTTTGGGGACGGGAGGGCCTGCTGTACTGGATTCCCCTCTCCGTCGTGCTGGCGAACGTCCAAGTCGTCAAGCTGGTTGAGCTCTTCGGCGTCACAGCCACGCTGGGCAATATCGTCTACGCCACGTCGTTTCTGGTTACCGATATCCTGTCGGAAAACCACGGCCGAGGGCCGGCCCAACAGGCCGTGTGGATCGGATTCTTCTCGCTGATCGCCATGACCGGCATTATGAATTTAGCCCTCGTTTTCGTCCCGAGTCAAGCTGACACGGCCCAGCCGGCGTTGGAAACCATTTTCAAGGTCATGCCCCGAATCGCCTTGGCCTCTTTAGCCGCCTACGGCATCTCTCAGTTTCACGACGTCTGGGCGTACCACTGGATCCGAAAGCACACGGCCGAGCGAATGCTGTGGCTGCGCAACAACGGAAGCACGATGGTCTCGCAGCTCATCGACAGCGTCGTCTTCTCGTTTCTAGCGTTCTGGGGCACGGTGCCGACGGACGTGTTCTGGCAGATTGTCATCTCCACGTACCTGTTCAAGTTCATCGTCGCCCTCTGCGACACCCCGTTCCTCTACCTGGCCAGACACCTTTACCGTACCGGCAGGGCCGGCCTGTTCTCCGCGTAA